One genomic segment of Pirellulales bacterium includes these proteins:
- the fusA gene encoding elongation factor G, translating to MPRDLKNLRNIGIIAHIDAGKTTVTERMLFLSGAKHRVGEVDKGTTETDSDPEEQERGITIYAACVTFPWKDVTVNLLDTPGHVDFTAEVERCLRVLDGAVVVFSAREGVEAQSETVWRQADKYRVPRVAFINKLDREGANFEGVFGEIKKRLHAHPVAIQIPIGEGPPHVNDPFRGIIDLVEMKMLTFAGDKQSRDMIVGEIPADQFDRAKEWRHIMLEQLYDYNNELMELALQEAEIPAALIRRVLRDATIHLQVQPVLCGSALHGVGVQPILDAVQDYLPSPLDVPPVEGRSIDSAKNGSPIAEKRKPSPDEPFSALVFKVLPAKTGDMHWIRVYSGALKQNSRVLNPGKDAKENVSQLWIIHATKREEQIDLVGAGDIVGVIGPRSSITGDTLCDAKHPILLETIEFPESVISAAVEPESTAERKKLGDVLEMLKRQDPTFHASENKETGQTIISGMGELHLEVIKHRLLRDFNLNVRVHKPRVSYKETVKADAEAVGKCNRQVGGQILFAEVKVRVSPLAEDKPGRVLTNWFVEDTPSRAAVQIMLTALKEAAEGGGLFGCPLWSCQMELLSMPLPEPLPSEVAFRIAAADAFTRVLQAAGVTLLEPIMKLEVTTPEVHLGDVINDLQQRRAIITSTENRGGITVIDAETPLSAMFGYSAAVRSLSQGRASFSMEPLKYGPAPPEVQESFI from the coding sequence ATGCCTCGTGACTTAAAAAACCTTCGCAACATCGGCATCATCGCCCATATCGACGCCGGCAAAACGACCGTCACCGAGCGGATGCTGTTCCTCAGCGGAGCCAAGCACCGCGTGGGCGAAGTCGATAAGGGAACTACGGAAACCGATAGCGATCCGGAAGAGCAAGAGCGTGGAATCACGATTTATGCCGCTTGCGTCACGTTCCCATGGAAAGACGTCACGGTCAATCTGCTCGACACTCCTGGCCACGTCGATTTCACGGCCGAAGTCGAGCGCTGCCTGCGCGTTCTCGACGGCGCGGTCGTCGTCTTCAGCGCTCGCGAAGGAGTGGAGGCTCAGAGCGAAACCGTCTGGCGCCAAGCCGATAAATACCGCGTTCCGCGCGTCGCCTTTATCAATAAGCTCGACCGCGAAGGGGCCAATTTCGAGGGCGTCTTCGGCGAAATCAAAAAGCGGCTGCATGCTCATCCAGTTGCCATTCAGATTCCCATTGGCGAAGGTCCGCCGCACGTGAACGATCCGTTCCGTGGCATCATCGATCTAGTCGAGATGAAAATGCTAACGTTCGCCGGCGACAAGCAAAGTCGCGACATGATCGTCGGCGAGATCCCTGCGGATCAGTTCGACCGCGCCAAGGAGTGGCGGCACATCATGCTCGAACAACTTTACGACTATAACAACGAGTTGATGGAGTTGGCTCTACAAGAAGCGGAAATCCCCGCTGCGCTAATCCGCCGCGTACTCCGCGACGCCACCATCCATCTGCAAGTTCAGCCGGTTCTCTGCGGTTCGGCACTGCACGGCGTCGGCGTGCAGCCGATACTCGACGCCGTGCAGGATTACTTGCCCAGCCCGCTCGATGTGCCGCCGGTCGAAGGCCGATCGATCGACTCCGCCAAAAACGGCTCGCCGATTGCCGAGAAGCGCAAACCGTCGCCCGATGAACCATTCAGCGCTCTCGTCTTCAAAGTGCTGCCTGCGAAAACCGGCGACATGCACTGGATTCGCGTCTATTCCGGCGCGCTCAAGCAGAATAGCCGTGTGTTGAACCCTGGCAAAGACGCGAAGGAAAACGTCTCGCAACTGTGGATCATCCATGCCACGAAACGTGAAGAGCAAATCGACCTCGTCGGGGCCGGCGACATTGTTGGAGTGATTGGCCCGCGCTCGTCAATCACCGGCGATACGCTCTGCGACGCCAAACATCCAATTTTGCTCGAAACCATCGAGTTCCCCGAATCGGTGATTTCCGCCGCCGTCGAGCCGGAAAGCACTGCCGAGCGCAAAAAGTTGGGCGATGTGCTGGAAATGCTCAAGCGGCAAGATCCCACGTTCCACGCTAGCGAAAACAAGGAAACCGGCCAAACCATTATCAGCGGTATGGGCGAACTGCATCTGGAAGTCATCAAGCATCGCCTATTGCGCGATTTCAATTTGAACGTGCGCGTCCACAAGCCGCGCGTCAGCTATAAAGAAACGGTGAAAGCCGACGCCGAAGCCGTCGGCAAGTGCAATCGCCAAGTTGGCGGCCAGATTTTATTTGCTGAAGTGAAAGTCCGCGTTTCGCCACTCGCCGAAGACAAACCGGGTCGGGTACTTACCAATTGGTTTGTTGAGGACACGCCGAGTCGCGCCGCAGTACAAATCATGCTCACCGCGCTGAAAGAGGCGGCCGAAGGGGGCGGATTGTTCGGGTGCCCGCTCTGGAGTTGCCAAATGGAGCTGCTCTCAATGCCATTGCCCGAACCACTGCCGAGCGAAGTCGCCTTTCGCATTGCCGCAGCCGACGCCTTCACTCGCGTATTACAAGCCGCCGGCGTCACACTGCTCGAACCAATCATGAAGTTGGAAGTAACGACGCCGGAAGTACACCTGGGAGATGTAATCAACGACCTTCAGCAACGCCGTGCGATTATTACCAGCACGGAAAATCGTGGTGGAATCACCGTCATCGATGCCGAAACGCCGCTGTCCGCCATGTTCGGCTACTCCGCAGCCGTCCGCAGCCTCAGCC
- the rpsG gene encoding 30S ribosomal protein S7 has protein sequence MGRITASSTTLKPDPKYGSVLASKFINCLMSDGKKSTAQGVFYKALDIVKDKIPDKEPIEVFTQAMENVKPNIEVRSKRVGGAAYQVPMQVSRNRQQSLAIRWILLSVREKKGRATHQKLADELLAAYNREGAAMTKRENVHRMADANKAFAHFAW, from the coding sequence ATGGGCCGCATTACCGCCAGCTCGACTACCCTCAAGCCCGACCCGAAGTATGGTTCGGTCCTCGCCAGCAAGTTTATTAACTGTCTGATGAGCGACGGCAAAAAGAGTACCGCCCAAGGCGTGTTCTACAAAGCGCTGGATATTGTCAAGGACAAAATTCCAGACAAAGAGCCGATTGAAGTCTTCACGCAGGCGATGGAAAACGTGAAGCCGAACATCGAAGTCCGCTCGAAGCGCGTCGGCGGAGCCGCTTATCAGGTGCCGATGCAAGTCAGCCGCAATCGTCAGCAATCGCTGGCGATTCGCTGGATTCTGCTGTCGGTTCGCGAAAAGAAGGGTCGCGCGACTCACCAAAAACTAGCCGACGAATTGCTGGCCGCCTACAATCGCGAAGGAGCCGCCATGACCAAACGCGAAAACGTCCACCGCATGGCCGACGCCAACAAAGCCTTCGCGCATTTCGCCTGGTAA
- a CDS encoding 30S ribosomal protein S12: protein MPTINQLVSNRRRPKRKFSKSPVLDKCPQKRGVCLQVKTMTPKKPNSALRKIARVRLSNGKEVTVYIPGEGHTLQEHSIVLVRGGRVRDLPGVRYHIVRGTLDCLGVEGRKGSRSLYGAKKG from the coding sequence ATGCCGACGATCAATCAACTTGTCAGTAATCGCCGTCGCCCGAAGCGAAAATTTAGCAAATCGCCAGTGCTCGATAAGTGTCCGCAAAAGCGAGGCGTCTGCCTGCAAGTCAAGACGATGACTCCCAAGAAGCCGAATTCGGCTCTGCGGAAAATTGCCCGAGTGCGGCTGTCGAACGGTAAAGAAGTCACCGTCTACATTCCCGGCGAAGGTCACACGCTGCAAGAGCACTCGATCGTGCTAGTGCGCGGCGGTCGCGTCCGCGACCTCCCTGGCGTCCGTTACCACATCGTCCGCGGCACACTCGATTGCCTCGGCGTCGAAGGCCGCAAGGGCAGCCGCAGCCTCTATGGCGCCAAGAAAGGTTGA
- a CDS encoding alpha/beta hydrolase: MSLSAAESVDGSLRMFRRHAPLVLVNGLAEQTETWYRNAHAWREHFDVYIPHLAAYDSEVLHRRINAGMPISVDYLVEQLRVYLDSFVARGPYFFAANSMGGKIMVEFAVRYPDQVAKLALICPSGLSEVERLPIVEGVRGRKMQEVIQSVFHNSEQADPQVVAMYEKQVRNKRWRTGMMHTVRGTMGHLVRDRVGELQCPTLMIVGQEDRIVDPKDSIAAAGRIPHCQLVVIESCGHAPQLERTEYVNRLVVDFLKEEEAAGNETTACQAGFLRIGKPR, encoded by the coding sequence ATGAGTTTATCTGCTGCGGAGTCGGTCGACGGCAGTCTTCGGATGTTCAGGCGACATGCGCCTCTGGTGCTCGTTAATGGATTGGCCGAGCAAACGGAAACATGGTATCGCAACGCCCACGCATGGCGCGAGCATTTCGACGTCTACATTCCACACTTGGCGGCCTACGACAGCGAGGTGTTGCATCGGCGGATTAACGCTGGTATGCCCATCAGCGTCGATTACCTCGTTGAGCAACTGAGAGTTTATCTCGATTCCTTCGTGGCGCGCGGCCCGTATTTCTTTGCCGCCAACAGCATGGGCGGGAAAATCATGGTCGAGTTTGCCGTACGATACCCCGACCAGGTGGCGAAATTGGCGCTAATTTGCCCATCCGGTCTGTCCGAAGTCGAACGGCTGCCCATCGTCGAAGGTGTTCGCGGTCGTAAGATGCAAGAAGTCATTCAGAGCGTCTTTCATAATTCTGAGCAGGCCGATCCGCAAGTCGTGGCCATGTACGAAAAGCAGGTGCGAAACAAACGCTGGCGAACTGGGATGATGCACACCGTCCGCGGCACAATGGGGCATCTGGTGCGCGATCGCGTTGGAGAGCTTCAATGCCCCACACTGATGATCGTCGGCCAGGAAGATCGGATTGTCGATCCGAAAGATTCGATCGCCGCAGCCGGGCGGATTCCGCACTGCCAATTGGTCGTGATTGAAAGCTGTGGTCATGCTCCACAATTGGAGCGAACAGAATACGTCAATCGGCTGGTGGTGGATTTTTTGAAGGAAGAGGAAGCCGCTGGCAACGAAACCACGGCCTGCCAAGCCGGCTTTCTCCGCATCGGAAAACCGCGATAG